The following coding sequences lie in one Streptomyces albofaciens JCM 4342 genomic window:
- the rpsT gene encoding 30S ribosomal protein S20 yields MANIKSQMKRIKTNEKARQRNKAVKSSLRTAIRRTREAVEAGDLQKAATAQAEAAKKLDKAVSKGVIHKNAAANKKSALAKKVAALKA; encoded by the coding sequence GTGGCGAACATCAAGTCCCAGATGAAGCGGATCAAGACCAACGAGAAGGCTCGGCAGCGCAACAAGGCTGTGAAGTCCTCGCTGCGTACCGCGATCCGTCGCACCCGTGAGGCCGTGGAGGCCGGTGACCTGCAGAAGGCCGCCACCGCCCAGGCCGAGGCCGCCAAGAAGCTCGACAAGGCCGTCAGCAAGGGTGTCATCCACAAGAACGCCGCCGCCAACAAGAAGTCGGCGCTGGCCAAGAAGGTCGCGGCCCTCAAGGCCTGA
- the lepA gene encoding translation elongation factor 4 gives MPATPTNVPEPSRTDPALLRNFCIIAHIDHGKSTLADRMLQLTGVVEQRQMRAQYLDRMDIERERGITIKSQAVRLPWARSDEDGGATHILNMIDTPGHVDFTYEVSRSLAACEGCILLVDAAQGIEAQTLANLYLAMEHDLQIIPVLNKIDLPAAQPEKFAKELANLVGCEPEDVLKVSAKTGEGVAELLDKVVRDVPAPVGVKDAPARAMIFDSVYDAYRGVVTYVKVVDGTLSKRERIKMMSTGAAHELLEIGTNSPEMTAADGLSVGEVGYLITGVKDVRQSKVGDTITQLTKGAQEPLGGYKDPKPMVFSGLYPLDGSDYPELRDALDKLQLNDAALVYEPETSAALGFGFRVGFLGLLHLEVIRERLEREFGLDLIATAPNVIYRVNMEDGTEHEVTNPSEFPTGKIAEVHEPVVRATILAPSEFIGAIMELCQNRRGNLLGMDYLSEDRVEIRYTLPLAEVVFDFFDQLKSKTRGYASLDYEPTGEQIADLVKVDILLHGDQVDAFSAICHKDKAYAYGVRLVSKLRELIPRQSFEVPVQAAIGSRVIARETIRAIRKDVLAKCYGGDISRKRKLLEKQKEGKKRMKMVGSVEVPQEAFIAVLSSDSDGDSKGKK, from the coding sequence GTGCCCGCGACCCCTACGAACGTGCCGGAGCCGAGCCGTACCGACCCGGCTCTCCTCCGTAACTTTTGCATCATCGCGCACATCGACCACGGCAAGTCCACGCTCGCCGACCGGATGCTCCAGCTGACCGGCGTCGTTGAGCAGCGGCAGATGCGCGCGCAGTACCTCGACCGCATGGACATCGAGCGCGAGCGCGGCATCACGATCAAGTCCCAGGCGGTCCGGCTGCCCTGGGCCCGCTCCGACGAGGACGGTGGCGCGACCCACATCCTCAACATGATCGACACCCCGGGCCACGTGGACTTCACCTACGAGGTCTCGCGCTCCCTCGCCGCGTGCGAGGGCTGCATCCTCCTGGTGGACGCCGCCCAGGGCATCGAGGCGCAGACCCTCGCCAACCTGTACCTGGCGATGGAGCACGACCTCCAGATCATCCCGGTGCTGAACAAGATCGACCTGCCGGCCGCGCAGCCCGAGAAGTTCGCCAAGGAGCTGGCCAACCTCGTCGGCTGTGAGCCCGAGGACGTGCTGAAGGTCTCCGCGAAGACCGGTGAGGGCGTCGCCGAGCTGCTCGACAAGGTCGTCCGCGACGTGCCGGCCCCGGTCGGCGTCAAGGACGCGCCCGCCCGCGCGATGATCTTCGACTCGGTCTACGACGCGTACCGCGGCGTCGTGACGTACGTGAAGGTCGTCGACGGCACGCTGAGCAAGCGCGAGCGCATCAAGATGATGTCCACCGGCGCCGCCCACGAGCTGCTGGAGATCGGCACGAACTCGCCCGAGATGACGGCTGCCGACGGCCTGTCCGTGGGCGAGGTCGGTTACCTGATCACCGGTGTGAAGGACGTCCGCCAGTCCAAGGTCGGCGACACCATCACCCAGCTCACCAAGGGCGCCCAGGAGCCGCTGGGCGGCTACAAGGACCCCAAGCCGATGGTCTTCTCGGGCCTGTACCCGCTCGACGGCTCCGACTACCCGGAGCTGCGCGACGCCCTGGACAAGCTCCAGCTCAACGACGCCGCGCTGGTCTACGAGCCGGAGACCTCCGCGGCCCTCGGCTTCGGCTTCCGCGTCGGCTTCCTGGGCCTGCTCCACCTGGAGGTCATCCGCGAGCGCCTGGAGCGCGAGTTCGGCCTCGACCTGATCGCCACCGCCCCCAACGTGATCTATCGCGTGAACATGGAGGACGGTACGGAGCACGAGGTCACCAACCCGAGCGAGTTCCCGACCGGCAAGATCGCCGAGGTGCACGAGCCGGTCGTCCGGGCCACGATCCTGGCGCCCAGCGAGTTCATCGGCGCGATCATGGAGCTGTGCCAGAACCGCCGCGGCAACCTGCTCGGCATGGACTACCTCTCCGAGGACCGGGTGGAGATCCGCTACACCCTCCCGCTCGCCGAGGTCGTCTTCGACTTCTTCGACCAGCTCAAGTCCAAGACCCGCGGCTACGCCTCGCTGGACTACGAGCCCACCGGCGAGCAGATCGCCGACCTGGTCAAGGTCGACATCCTGCTGCACGGCGACCAGGTGGACGCGTTCTCCGCGATCTGCCACAAGGACAAGGCGTACGCGTACGGCGTACGGCTGGTCTCCAAGCTGCGCGAGCTGATCCCGCGGCAGAGCTTCGAGGTGCCGGTCCAGGCCGCCATCGGCAGCCGGGTCATCGCCCGCGAGACCATCCGCGCCATCCGCAAGGACGTGCTCGCCAAGTGCTACGGCGGCGACATCTCCCGTAAGCGGAAGCTGCTGGAGAAGCAGAAGGAAGGCAAGAAGCGGATGAAGATGGTCGGCAGCGTGGAGGTTCCGCAGGAAGCCTTCATCGCGGTGCTGTCCTCCGACTCCGACGGCGACTCCAAGGGCAAGAAGTAG
- a CDS encoding AMP-dependent synthetase/ligase, with protein sequence MTDTQTLIENRPPSVATLFLERVAATPDHEAYRYPVPSAAGRGPDDWKVLSWADAARRVYAVAAGLISLGVRPEERVALASSTRVEWILTDLGVLCSGAATTTVYPSTNADETAFILADSGSRVLIAEDAGQLAKAREKRAELPELSHVVVIDEADARSAEGDPEDWVLSLAELEKRGAAHLAKHPECVKEQVAALRPDQLATLIYTSGTTGRPKGVRLPHDCWAYMARAIQATGLVTEDDVQYLWLPLAHVFGKVLTAGQISVGHVIAVDGRVDKIIENLPVVQPTYMAAVPRIFEKVYNGVVAKAREGGAAKYKIFQWAAGVAREYAKASQDNFRRTGNASVPFALGAKHKIADALVYAKLREAFGGRLRAAVSGSAALAPEIGYFFAGAGIHILEGYGLTESSAASFVNPGEAYRTGTVGKPLPGTEVRIAEDGEVLLRGPGIMEGYHGLPEKTAEVLEPDGWFHTGDIGELSPDGYLRITDRKKDLIKTSGGKYIAPAEVEGQFKAVCPFVSNVLVHGANRNFCTALIALDEPTIMGWAAEHGLRGRTYAEVVGAAQTRELIDGYVERVNEGLQRWQQIRKFRLLPRDLDIEHGEVTPSLKIKRPVVERAFKDLLEEMYEGAREA encoded by the coding sequence GTGACGGACACCCAGACGCTGATCGAGAACCGGCCACCTTCCGTGGCGACCCTCTTCCTGGAGCGTGTCGCAGCCACCCCCGACCACGAGGCGTACCGCTATCCGGTGCCGTCCGCCGCGGGCCGGGGACCCGACGACTGGAAGGTGCTGAGCTGGGCCGATGCCGCCCGGCGGGTGTACGCGGTGGCCGCCGGGCTGATCTCGCTGGGAGTGCGGCCCGAGGAGCGGGTGGCGCTCGCGTCGAGCACGCGCGTCGAGTGGATCCTCACCGACCTCGGTGTGCTGTGTTCCGGCGCGGCCACCACCACCGTCTACCCCAGCACCAACGCGGACGAGACGGCGTTCATCCTCGCCGACTCCGGCAGCCGGGTGCTGATCGCCGAGGACGCGGGGCAGCTGGCCAAGGCCCGCGAGAAGCGCGCCGAGCTGCCGGAGCTGTCGCACGTCGTCGTCATCGACGAGGCCGACGCGCGGTCCGCCGAGGGGGACCCGGAGGACTGGGTGCTCTCCCTCGCCGAGCTGGAGAAACGCGGTGCGGCGCATCTGGCGAAGCACCCGGAGTGCGTCAAGGAGCAGGTCGCCGCGCTGCGCCCCGACCAGCTCGCGACGCTGATCTACACCTCGGGCACCACCGGCCGCCCCAAGGGCGTACGGCTGCCGCACGACTGCTGGGCGTACATGGCGCGGGCGATCCAGGCAACCGGCCTGGTCACCGAGGACGATGTGCAGTACCTGTGGCTGCCGCTGGCGCATGTCTTCGGCAAGGTGCTGACCGCCGGGCAGATCTCCGTCGGGCATGTGATCGCGGTGGACGGCCGGGTCGACAAGATCATTGAGAATCTGCCGGTGGTGCAGCCGACCTACATGGCGGCCGTGCCGCGGATCTTCGAGAAGGTCTACAACGGCGTGGTGGCCAAGGCCCGGGAGGGCGGCGCCGCCAAGTACAAGATCTTCCAGTGGGCGGCGGGTGTGGCCCGCGAGTACGCCAAGGCCTCCCAGGACAACTTCCGGCGCACCGGAAACGCCTCCGTCCCCTTCGCGCTCGGCGCCAAGCACAAGATCGCCGACGCGCTCGTCTACGCCAAGCTGCGGGAGGCGTTCGGCGGCCGGCTGCGCGCCGCGGTCTCCGGCTCCGCCGCGCTCGCGCCCGAGATCGGCTACTTCTTCGCGGGCGCAGGCATCCACATCCTGGAGGGGTACGGCCTGACCGAGTCCAGCGCGGCGAGCTTCGTGAACCCGGGCGAGGCGTACCGTACGGGCACGGTCGGCAAGCCGCTGCCCGGCACGGAGGTGCGGATCGCCGAGGACGGCGAGGTGCTGCTGCGCGGGCCCGGCATCATGGAGGGCTACCACGGGCTGCCGGAGAAGACGGCCGAGGTGCTGGAGCCGGACGGCTGGTTCCACACCGGCGACATCGGCGAGCTGTCCCCGGACGGCTATCTGCGCATCACCGACCGCAAGAAGGACCTGATCAAGACCTCCGGCGGCAAGTACATCGCGCCGGCCGAGGTCGAGGGGCAGTTCAAGGCGGTCTGCCCGTTCGTCTCGAACGTGCTGGTGCACGGCGCGAACCGGAACTTCTGCACCGCGCTGATCGCCCTCGACGAGCCGACGATCATGGGCTGGGCCGCCGAGCACGGGCTCCGGGGCAGGACGTACGCCGAGGTCGTGGGCGCGGCGCAGACCCGCGAGCTGATCGACGGCTACGTGGAGCGGGTCAACGAGGGGCTCCAGCGCTGGCAGCAGATCCGCAAGTTCCGGCTGCTGCCGCGGGACCTGGACATCGAGCACGGCGAGGTGACGCCCAGCCTCAAGATCAAGCGGCCGGTGGTGGAGCGGGCCTTCAAGGACCTGCTGGAGGAGATGTACGAGGGCGCGCGCGAGGCGTAG
- a CDS encoding response regulator, translating to MTHASDTDAAGTDERAGILLVDDMEDNLAALEAVLGSLGEPLVRARSGEEAMKALLRQEFAVVLLDILMPGMDGFETASNIKRLDQTKDIPIIFLTGTESDSGFAFRGYSTGAADYLTKPFDPWVLRAKVNVFLDLHRKNRQLRRLIKQDHARMDELADRISEIERRLSAGGDPGERDLSESVARMAESVRALRRGR from the coding sequence ATGACCCATGCATCCGACACCGACGCCGCCGGAACCGACGAACGGGCCGGCATCCTCCTCGTCGACGACATGGAAGACAACCTCGCAGCCCTCGAAGCGGTCCTGGGCTCGCTCGGCGAACCCCTGGTCCGGGCCCGCTCCGGCGAAGAGGCGATGAAAGCGCTGCTGCGGCAGGAATTCGCGGTCGTACTACTGGACATTCTCATGCCCGGCATGGACGGCTTCGAGACCGCGTCCAACATCAAACGGCTCGATCAGACGAAAGACATCCCGATCATTTTCCTGACCGGCACGGAAAGCGATTCCGGCTTCGCCTTCCGCGGCTATTCGACCGGCGCCGCCGACTACCTCACCAAGCCATTCGACCCCTGGGTGCTGCGCGCCAAGGTCAACGTATTCCTCGATCTGCACCGCAAGAACCGGCAGCTGCGCCGGCTCATAAAGCAGGACCACGCCCGGATGGATGAACTGGCGGACCGTATCTCCGAGATCGAGCGCCGCCTCTCCGCCGGCGGCGACCCCGGCGAGCGCGACCTGAGCGAGAGCGTGGCGCGGATGGCGGAGTCGGTACGGGCGCTGCGGCGGGGGCGATAG